Proteins found in one Phoenicibacter congonensis genomic segment:
- a CDS encoding AGE family epimerase/isomerase gives MPDEVKDLIEIRQWCRDQLKTSIDFWLEHGMDNINGGVYTCLDRKGDVYSTDKSVWMQGRCAWTFGYLCNVYGAEPEWKKAAKSCLNFLEDYCINEEAGKRLYFTVTADGKPLRQRRYCFSEGFYAIANAEFYQITGKKKYLKRARRAYEMIYELNNGLIKDPTGFGPKTIPATRSGFALADPMIFLNIIGILRRVDPAHTQEYDTRAKECVDRIINYHYHPELKCTLEWVDKQGNPCLDFTDGRVVNPGHDIECSWFLMDEANYEGNSELHEKARDIFKNAFEAGWDNEYQGLLYFIDCLGKPTEAYEHDMKLWWPHNEIMIASSKAYRDTGDQYFLDCLKRTVQYCKEHFVDDEYGEWYGYLRRDGLPTMPSTKGSTFKGPFHVPRALIMTERTLTEIIGDED, from the coding sequence ATGCCAGACGAGGTTAAAGATTTAATTGAGATCAGGCAATGGTGCCGAGATCAGCTTAAAACTTCCATTGATTTTTGGCTTGAGCACGGAATGGACAACATCAACGGTGGTGTCTACACTTGTCTTGACAGAAAAGGTGACGTTTACTCAACTGACAAAAGTGTTTGGATGCAAGGAAGATGTGCTTGGACTTTTGGATATTTATGCAACGTTTATGGCGCCGAGCCTGAATGGAAAAAAGCTGCGAAAAGCTGTCTCAATTTTCTAGAGGATTATTGCATCAATGAAGAAGCTGGAAAGCGTCTTTATTTCACTGTTACTGCTGATGGAAAACCGCTTCGTCAGAGAAGATATTGCTTTTCCGAAGGTTTTTATGCAATTGCAAATGCTGAGTTTTATCAAATCACAGGCAAGAAGAAATATCTAAAGCGTGCGCGCCGAGCCTATGAAATGATTTATGAGCTAAATAACGGCTTAATAAAAGATCCAACTGGTTTTGGTCCAAAAACTATTCCTGCAACTCGCAGCGGTTTTGCACTTGCTGACCCAATGATATTTTTGAACATTATTGGAATTTTACGTCGTGTTGACCCAGCTCACACGCAGGAATATGACACAAGGGCGAAAGAGTGTGTTGATAGAATTATCAATTACCACTATCATCCCGAACTCAAATGTACACTCGAATGGGTTGACAAACAGGGAAACCCTTGCCTTGATTTTACTGATGGAAGAGTTGTCAATCCTGGTCATGACATCGAATGCAGTTGGTTTTTGATGGATGAAGCAAACTACGAAGGCAATTCTGAGTTGCATGAAAAAGCACGTGACATCTTTAAAAACGCTTTTGAAGCTGGCTGGGACAACGAATATCAAGGGCTACTTTATTTCATTGATTGCCTAGGCAAACCCACTGAGGCATATGAACATGACATGAAGCTTTGGTGGCCTCACAACGAGATTATGATTGCTTCTTCTAAAGCCTATCGCGACACTGGTGATCAATATTTCTTAGATTGCTTGAAGAGAACTGTTCAATATTGCAAAGAGCATTTTGTCGATGATGAATATGGTGAGTGGTATGGCTATTTGCGCCGTGATGGACTCCCAACCATGCCTTCAACAAAAGGATCTACTTTTAAAGGACCTTTCCATGTTCCTCGAGCATTGATAATGACTGAGCGCACACTGACAGAAATTATTGGAGACGAAGACTAG
- a CDS encoding site-2 protease family protein, producing MLLSAIITIGVLIFIHEGGHFLAARAFGVRVTEFMLGLPGPRIGFVKNGTKFGITCIPLGGYARVCGMTMGDIPPHTPEVLASVYARGEVVVEQIALDAGCTVDEAYFCLEELEDWGSVIPPKKTDEHNTYRTPEVYANKKKGVEPAKEGTPRDFDSIQSLYDLEFNQQYRSKKFWQKSIILLAGIAVNLLFAILAFVVVYSVLGMDVTLQDGTVKHLTVDPLTAVGAGFKYIALTVQAIIGLFNPATTAATVSNSTSIVGIAVLSANYFAQGFSEALLFMAMISASLGLMNLIPIPPLDGGHFLVELIQKISGKKVPERVINAVAATGVFLLLCLFVVTLNQDIQRFIFGNWS from the coding sequence ATGCTTCTCAGCGCAATTATTACAATTGGTGTCCTCATCTTCATTCATGAAGGAGGGCACTTTTTGGCTGCGCGTGCTTTTGGAGTGCGCGTTACTGAGTTTATGTTGGGCCTTCCTGGTCCACGCATTGGTTTTGTTAAAAACGGAACAAAGTTTGGCATAACTTGCATACCTCTTGGCGGCTATGCACGTGTTTGCGGCATGACGATGGGTGACATTCCACCTCACACGCCTGAAGTTTTAGCTTCTGTTTATGCGCGTGGTGAAGTTGTGGTAGAACAAATTGCGCTTGATGCTGGTTGCACCGTGGATGAAGCTTACTTCTGCCTTGAAGAGCTTGAAGACTGGGGAAGTGTCATTCCTCCAAAAAAAACAGACGAGCACAACACCTATCGAACACCTGAAGTATATGCAAACAAAAAGAAGGGGGTTGAGCCTGCGAAAGAAGGAACGCCTCGCGACTTTGATTCAATTCAATCTCTTTATGATTTGGAATTTAATCAGCAATATCGCTCTAAGAAATTCTGGCAAAAATCAATCATTCTTTTAGCTGGAATAGCTGTAAATTTGCTGTTTGCAATTCTTGCTTTTGTTGTCGTTTATTCTGTTCTTGGTATGGATGTGACTTTGCAAGATGGCACTGTCAAACATTTGACAGTTGATCCATTAACTGCAGTTGGTGCAGGGTTTAAATACATTGCTTTAACTGTGCAGGCAATCATTGGTTTATTTAATCCTGCGACAACAGCGGCGACAGTTTCAAATTCAACGAGCATTGTCGGGATTGCGGTCTTAAGTGCTAATTATTTTGCTCAAGGGTTTTCTGAGGCCCTATTGTTCATGGCTATGATTTCTGCTTCGTTGGGACTCATGAATTTGATCCCAATTCCTCCGCTTGACGGTGGACATTTTCTTGTCGAGTTAATTCAGAAAATATCAGGCAAAAAAGTTCCAGAGCGCGTTATCAATGCAGTAGCTGCAACAGGTGTATTTTTGTTGTTGTGTTTGTTTGTGGTAACTCTCAATCAAGACATTCAGCGTTTTATATTTGGCAACTGGAGCTAA
- a CDS encoding ROK family protein yields MNYLGIDYSIKNTPVLDEEFIPFGVWMKEFLKEATRPVSVAVEREDGKVSVRDTFIRDDSFAEANYRFLERFIKFELWSIGGFKVYIKGADEIAAKLKETYSSTGEREFDFGFVRDVYEKDLQIIACSDADFPSANESPAKIGGHMDGCRIGFDAGGSDRKVSAVIDGESVYSEEVVWYPKVTEDPTYHFNEIVTAFKTAASKMPRVDAIGVSSAGTFVGNSPMVASLFIKVPRERREEVKSIYDRAGKEIGDVPLVVANDGDVTALAGFMSTGHGNILGIAMGTSEAVGYVNGQGNVLGWINELAFAPVDLSKNAMQDEWSHDYGVGCKYFSQDAVIKLAPKAGIELDDNLTPAEKLKVVQGLAEEGHAGALDIFRSIGTYLAHTLVLYSSFYEIETLLVLGRVASGVGGDLVISECNRVLAEEYPELKEKINVTLPDEMMRRVGQSVAAASLPAVD; encoded by the coding sequence ATGAATTATTTAGGTATTGACTATTCAATCAAAAACACGCCTGTTCTCGATGAAGAATTCATTCCGTTTGGCGTTTGGATGAAAGAGTTTCTTAAAGAGGCAACAAGACCAGTTTCTGTTGCTGTAGAGCGCGAAGACGGCAAAGTTTCGGTTCGCGACACATTCATTCGCGATGACAGTTTTGCTGAAGCTAATTATCGTTTTCTTGAGAGATTCATCAAATTTGAATTGTGGAGCATTGGTGGTTTTAAGGTCTACATCAAAGGCGCAGATGAAATTGCTGCAAAGTTAAAGGAGACCTATTCTTCAACTGGTGAGCGCGAGTTTGATTTTGGCTTTGTTCGCGATGTCTATGAAAAAGATTTGCAAATTATCGCCTGCTCCGATGCCGATTTTCCATCAGCTAACGAGTCGCCAGCTAAAATTGGCGGTCACATGGATGGTTGCAGAATCGGTTTTGATGCTGGTGGTTCCGACAGAAAAGTTTCAGCTGTAATCGACGGCGAGAGTGTTTATTCTGAAGAGGTTGTTTGGTATCCAAAAGTTACAGAAGACCCAACATACCACTTCAACGAAATTGTCACAGCGTTTAAAACAGCAGCTTCTAAAATGCCACGTGTTGATGCGATTGGCGTTTCTAGTGCGGGAACGTTTGTTGGAAATTCCCCAATGGTTGCAAGCCTGTTTATTAAAGTGCCACGTGAGCGTCGTGAAGAAGTGAAATCAATTTATGACCGCGCTGGCAAAGAAATTGGCGATGTCCCTCTAGTTGTTGCAAACGATGGCGATGTCACAGCTCTTGCTGGATTTATGAGCACAGGACATGGGAACATTCTTGGAATTGCAATGGGCACAAGCGAGGCTGTTGGCTATGTTAATGGACAAGGCAATGTTCTTGGCTGGATAAATGAGCTTGCTTTTGCTCCAGTTGATTTAAGCAAAAATGCAATGCAAGATGAATGGTCACACGATTATGGTGTTGGTTGTAAATATTTCAGCCAAGATGCTGTAATCAAGCTTGCGCCAAAAGCTGGAATTGAGCTTGATGATAATCTCACACCAGCTGAAAAATTAAAAGTTGTGCAAGGTCTTGCAGAAGAGGGTCATGCAGGAGCTCTTGACATTTTCAGGTCAATTGGCACCTATCTTGCCCACACGCTTGTTCTTTATTCAAGTTTTTATGAGATAGAGACACTTCTTGTTCTTGGTCGCGTAGCTTCAGGTGTTGGTGGTGATCTTGTCATTTCGGAGTGCAACAGGGTTCTTGCAGAAGAATACCCAGAGTTAAAAGAGAAAATCAACGTAACACTTCCAGACGAGATGATGCGTCGCGTTGGGCAGTCTGTTGCTGCCGCTTCTCTTCCGGCTGTTGATTAG
- the rlmB gene encoding 23S rRNA (guanosine(2251)-2'-O)-methyltransferase RlmB has protein sequence MKQHAKQDLIYGKRPILEALSSGMKLSSIKVSETAEKDSLLDRIFEIAKNNSVKFERVPNKELKRFVDDCNFQGIVAVVAPFEYAPLSRCIENANSTFEQCGAALIVVCDHITDVGNLGAIIRSAESVGAACVVLPNARSASVNSVVYKTSAGAVAHLPIVQVSNIARTLDDLKNIGFWVVGASEHADDEIWDSNLEGKIAIVLGNEEKGISSLSLKNCDDTFKLPQRGNVSSLNVAQASTVFMYEWVRQNGLH, from the coding sequence ATGAAGCAGCATGCCAAACAAGATTTGATTTACGGCAAGCGTCCTATTTTGGAGGCGCTCTCTTCTGGGATGAAATTGTCTTCAATCAAGGTTTCTGAAACTGCTGAAAAAGATTCATTGCTAGACCGAATTTTTGAAATTGCTAAAAACAACTCTGTCAAGTTTGAAAGAGTTCCAAATAAAGAATTAAAGAGATTTGTCGACGACTGCAATTTTCAAGGGATTGTTGCTGTCGTTGCTCCTTTTGAATATGCTCCACTATCTCGCTGTATAGAGAATGCTAATTCCACTTTTGAGCAATGTGGTGCCGCTTTAATTGTTGTTTGTGATCACATAACTGATGTTGGTAATCTTGGCGCTATCATCAGAAGTGCCGAAAGTGTTGGGGCCGCATGCGTTGTTCTTCCTAATGCCAGGAGTGCAAGCGTGAATTCTGTTGTATATAAAACTTCTGCAGGAGCGGTTGCGCATCTTCCAATAGTGCAAGTTTCAAACATTGCTCGAACCCTCGATGATCTTAAAAACATTGGCTTTTGGGTTGTGGGCGCAAGTGAGCACGCTGATGATGAAATTTGGGATTCAAATCTTGAGGGGAAAATCGCAATCGTTCTCGGGAACGAAGAAAAAGGCATTTCAAGTCTTTCTCTGAAAAATTGTGATGACACATTCAAATTGCCACAGCGAGGAAATGTTTCGTCTCTTAATGTCGCGCAGGCGTCTACTGTGTTTATGTATGAATGGGTTCGCCAAAATGGCCTTCACTAG
- the ispG gene encoding flavodoxin-dependent (E)-4-hydroxy-3-methylbut-2-enyl-diphosphate synthase, which produces MSTKTNKVVLHGSKCDVIIGGGQPVVVQTMLNMKPGDIAGNIEQAKCCVDNGCEVIRFSVPNEEALVTLESLVKKIDIPVVADIHFDSKMAIESAKRGAAKIRINPGNIGGLEKTAEVVDICKRNNCAIRIGVNAGSLDKKIAERQDISFPEKLCTSAMEYINFLRDECNFSNVVVSLKAHDVNACVEANRLFAGKMPSVPLHIGITEAGSAFQGLIKSGAGLGILLYEGIGDTIRISLTDDPELEVRAAWTLLSSLNLRRRGPEIISCPTCARTQVDLISIVREIEGELSKITKPVKVAIMGCVVNGPGEAADADVGVACGKGSAVLFSHGKIIRKVNESEIVFSLLEEIDNL; this is translated from the coding sequence ATGTCAACTAAAACTAACAAGGTAGTTTTACACGGATCTAAATGCGACGTCATCATTGGTGGTGGACAACCAGTTGTTGTCCAAACGATGCTAAATATGAAGCCTGGTGACATTGCTGGCAACATCGAGCAAGCAAAATGTTGTGTTGACAATGGGTGCGAAGTGATTCGGTTCTCTGTTCCAAATGAGGAAGCCCTTGTGACTCTTGAGTCACTTGTTAAAAAAATTGACATTCCTGTTGTCGCCGACATCCATTTCGATTCTAAAATGGCAATCGAATCGGCCAAACGAGGAGCGGCGAAGATTCGCATCAATCCAGGAAATATTGGTGGTCTTGAAAAAACTGCAGAAGTCGTTGATATTTGCAAAAGAAACAATTGTGCCATCAGGATTGGCGTCAATGCAGGTTCTCTTGATAAAAAAATTGCGGAGAGACAGGACATAAGTTTTCCTGAGAAGTTGTGCACTTCTGCAATGGAATACATCAATTTTTTGCGGGATGAATGCAATTTTTCCAATGTGGTAGTTAGCTTAAAAGCTCATGATGTAAACGCATGTGTTGAAGCAAACCGTTTGTTTGCAGGAAAAATGCCTTCTGTTCCATTACACATTGGCATCACGGAGGCAGGTTCTGCTTTTCAGGGTTTGATTAAATCGGGAGCAGGTTTGGGAATTCTGCTTTATGAAGGCATCGGAGACACCATCAGAATATCTTTAACCGATGACCCAGAGCTTGAAGTGCGTGCTGCCTGGACGCTTCTTTCTTCTTTAAATCTAAGACGTCGAGGTCCTGAAATCATTAGTTGTCCAACTTGTGCTAGAACTCAAGTTGATTTAATCTCAATAGTGCGTGAAATTGAAGGCGAACTCTCAAAAATAACAAAGCCTGTCAAGGTTGCTATTATGGGGTGCGTTGTTAATGGCCCTGGCGAGGCGGCCGACGCTGATGTTGGTGTTGCGTGTGGTAAAGGCAGCGCTGTGCTTTTTTCGCATGGTAAAATTATTCGGAAAGTAAACGAGAGCGAAATCGTTTTTTCTCTACTCGAAGAAATCGATAATCTATAA
- a CDS encoding dihydrodipicolinate synthase family protein, whose translation MKDNAKFCGVIPPVIIPLKEDRTLDVNSFERSIDRMIGAGVSGLFFLGSSGEVAFLTSEERLHVIKEALRIVDGRVPVLVGVIDMETLRVIEKIEQLKGLDIDALVATAPFYALGGPKETERHFEVLREHTDLPIFAYDLPCCVHTKLTPDMLLRLAKKGAIQGVKDSSGDDVMFRWLMLDNEDAGHPLQLLTGHEVVVDGALLGGADGSVPGLANLDPFSYVEQYKAARAGDWAKVAELQDHLARLMMLTRYVKATVGFGAGVGAFKTALWQMGIFETNQMREPVSKLEGEDVEKIVEVLKKNGMM comes from the coding sequence GTGAAAGACAATGCTAAGTTTTGCGGAGTCATTCCACCAGTAATAATTCCTTTAAAAGAAGACCGCACGCTCGACGTGAATTCATTCGAGAGAAGCATCGATCGAATGATTGGCGCGGGCGTCAGCGGTCTTTTCTTTTTGGGATCAAGCGGTGAAGTGGCATTTTTAACAAGTGAAGAACGACTTCATGTCATCAAAGAAGCTCTTCGTATAGTTGATGGGCGAGTTCCGGTTCTTGTTGGGGTTATCGACATGGAAACGCTTCGTGTCATCGAAAAGATCGAACAGCTCAAAGGTCTAGACATCGATGCTCTCGTTGCGACTGCTCCTTTCTATGCTCTTGGTGGCCCAAAGGAAACAGAGCGCCACTTTGAAGTTTTGCGTGAGCACACCGACCTTCCCATTTTTGCCTATGACCTTCCTTGCTGTGTCCACACTAAGCTCACGCCTGATATGCTCTTGCGTCTTGCAAAAAAAGGTGCAATTCAGGGTGTGAAAGACTCAAGCGGTGATGATGTCATGTTTAGATGGCTCATGCTTGACAATGAAGACGCTGGTCATCCATTGCAACTCCTCACAGGTCATGAAGTTGTTGTTGACGGGGCACTTTTGGGTGGTGCTGATGGTAGCGTTCCTGGTCTTGCTAACCTCGATCCATTCTCCTATGTTGAGCAATATAAAGCCGCGAGAGCAGGCGATTGGGCAAAAGTTGCCGAGCTACAAGATCATCTTGCACGTTTGATGATGCTCACTCGTTATGTAAAAGCCACTGTTGGTTTTGGTGCTGGAGTCGGTGCTTTTAAAACTGCATTGTGGCAAATGGGCATTTTTGAAACAAACCAAATGCGCGAACCTGTTTCAAAGCTCGAAGGCGAAGATGTGGAAAAAATCGTTGAAGTTTTGAAAAAGAATGGAATGATGTAA
- the clpB gene encoding ATP-dependent chaperone ClpB: MRIDKLSVTAQEAFQASMSVAGDANNSSIEPIHLLKALLDAGENNISSILKRIGADPEIITKNTQKEIDALPKSTGSSLPMAVPSQSFIRVIDSAVKIAEKLGDSYATTEHLLIALTEDKGAAGKVLNGEGVTRKTIEVAYEELRGDTRVTSQTDKTEFEALELYGQNLTQAAREGKLDPVIGRTDEIRRTIQVLSRRTKNNPVLIGEPGTGKTAIVEGLAQRIVAGDVPSSLKDRDIISLDLGAMMAGAKYRGEFEDRLKNVLREVKSSNGQIILFIDELHTIVGAGAGGDSSLDAGNMLKPALARGELHAIGATTLDEYRKYVEKDAALERRFQPVLVTEPDVEETIAILRGLKEKYEIHHGVRITDGAIVAAAELSDRYVSDRFLPDKAIDLMDEAASRLRIEIDSMPEDIDNAQRSITQMQIEEQALMKETDDASKKRLEDLRKEIASAQEDLDTRKAAWKNEKDVIVNVQNLKSELETAQKEEEWATREGDLTKASEIRYSKIPKIQKDLEDAEKNLKKEQDAGAILKEEVTEEEVSEVVSTWTGIPVSKMMQGELEKLQNIETELKKRVIGQDEAVDLVCSAIRRNRAGLSDPNRPIGSFIFLGPTGVGKTELAKALAEYLFDSEKNMVRIDMSEYMEKFSVQRLIGAPPGYVGYDEGGQLTEAVRRQPYSVVLLDEIEKAHPDVFNILLQVLDDGRLTDGQGRVVNFKNTIIIMTSNIGSQIIQEEAEAHKQTMGEVAEEMMDMSPEQAAKHMAEFASKMQDVLSNTFRPEFLNRIDNVITFKELSIDGIEPIANIILDEVRERLADRQIKLEVTHAALDSLAIDGFDPVYGARPLKRLIQKVVVDKIAEKIVNGEVEDGATITIDVADDDYKCTVEN; this comes from the coding sequence ATGCGCATTGATAAATTAAGCGTAACAGCGCAAGAAGCGTTTCAAGCCTCAATGAGTGTTGCGGGAGATGCGAATAACTCGAGCATTGAACCAATTCATTTGCTGAAGGCTTTGCTTGACGCTGGCGAAAACAACATTTCATCGATTCTGAAAAGAATTGGTGCCGATCCTGAAATAATCACAAAAAACACACAAAAGGAAATAGATGCACTGCCTAAGTCTACGGGTAGCAGTTTGCCTATGGCTGTTCCATCCCAGAGCTTTATTAGGGTTATTGACAGCGCTGTAAAGATCGCGGAAAAGCTTGGTGATAGCTATGCGACAACTGAGCATTTGCTGATTGCGTTAACTGAAGACAAAGGTGCTGCTGGCAAAGTGTTAAACGGCGAGGGTGTGACAAGAAAAACAATTGAGGTTGCCTATGAGGAACTTCGAGGAGACACAAGAGTCACATCACAAACTGACAAAACTGAGTTTGAAGCACTAGAGCTTTATGGGCAAAATTTAACTCAGGCTGCTCGTGAAGGAAAGCTTGACCCAGTAATTGGCAGAACTGATGAAATCAGAAGAACCATTCAGGTCTTGTCAAGAAGAACGAAAAACAACCCAGTTCTCATTGGTGAGCCTGGCACTGGCAAAACTGCAATTGTAGAGGGTCTTGCACAGCGCATTGTGGCTGGAGATGTTCCTTCTTCATTAAAAGATCGCGATATTATCTCGCTTGATTTGGGCGCGATGATGGCTGGCGCTAAATATCGTGGTGAGTTTGAGGATCGCTTGAAGAATGTCCTTCGCGAAGTCAAAAGCTCAAATGGGCAAATCATTTTGTTTATTGATGAGTTGCACACAATCGTTGGCGCTGGTGCTGGCGGAGATTCTTCTCTTGATGCTGGCAACATGTTAAAGCCTGCTCTCGCTCGTGGCGAGCTTCATGCAATTGGTGCAACAACACTTGACGAATACAGGAAATATGTTGAAAAAGATGCAGCTTTGGAGCGTCGTTTCCAACCTGTTCTTGTTACAGAGCCAGATGTTGAAGAGACGATTGCAATTCTTCGTGGTTTAAAAGAGAAATATGAAATTCACCATGGCGTGAGAATTACCGACGGTGCTATTGTTGCTGCAGCAGAGCTCTCTGACAGATATGTCTCAGATCGTTTCTTGCCAGACAAAGCTATTGACCTCATGGATGAAGCTGCTTCTCGCCTGCGCATTGAGATTGATTCAATGCCAGAAGACATCGATAACGCTCAGCGTTCAATCACTCAAATGCAAATAGAAGAACAAGCGCTCATGAAAGAAACCGATGATGCTTCAAAAAAGCGTTTGGAAGATTTGCGCAAAGAGATTGCAAGTGCTCAAGAAGATTTGGACACAAGAAAAGCTGCTTGGAAGAACGAAAAAGACGTTATCGTTAACGTTCAGAACTTGAAGTCTGAGCTCGAGACTGCCCAAAAAGAAGAAGAATGGGCAACTCGTGAGGGTGACTTAACTAAAGCAAGCGAAATTCGTTATTCCAAGATTCCAAAGATTCAAAAAGATTTGGAAGATGCTGAGAAGAATCTAAAGAAAGAACAAGATGCTGGCGCAATTTTAAAAGAAGAAGTTACTGAAGAGGAAGTGTCAGAAGTCGTTAGCACCTGGACTGGAATTCCAGTGTCTAAGATGATGCAAGGTGAGCTTGAAAAGTTGCAAAACATCGAGACTGAGCTTAAAAAACGCGTTATTGGACAAGACGAAGCAGTTGATCTCGTTTGCAGTGCAATCAGAAGAAACCGTGCAGGTCTCTCTGATCCAAATCGACCAATCGGCAGCTTCATTTTCCTCGGCCCAACTGGTGTTGGCAAAACAGAGCTTGCAAAAGCCTTGGCAGAATATCTCTTCGATTCTGAAAAGAACATGGTCAGAATCGACATGAGTGAATACATGGAGAAATTTAGCGTACAGCGTTTAATTGGTGCTCCTCCAGGGTATGTGGGTTATGACGAAGGTGGCCAACTCACAGAGGCAGTTCGTCGCCAGCCATATTCTGTAGTCCTTCTCGACGAGATTGAGAAAGCGCATCCAGATGTGTTTAACATCCTTCTGCAAGTGCTTGATGATGGACGTTTGACTGATGGTCAGGGGCGTGTTGTTAATTTCAAGAACACAATCATCATCATGACAAGCAACATTGGGTCACAAATTATCCAAGAAGAGGCTGAAGCTCACAAACAAACAATGGGCGAAGTTGCAGAAGAAATGATGGACATGTCACCTGAGCAGGCTGCAAAGCACATGGCAGAATTTGCATCTAAGATGCAAGACGTTTTGTCGAACACATTCCGTCCAGAATTTTTGAACAGGATTGATAACGTCATCACGTTTAAGGAACTTTCAATTGATGGAATCGAGCCAATTGCAAACATAATCCTTGATGAGGTTCGTGAACGTTTGGCAGATCGTCAAATCAAACTTGAGGTAACGCATGCCGCCCTTGACTCACTTGCCATTGATGGCTTTGACCCAGTTTATGGTGCACGTCCACTAAAACGCCTCATTCAGAAAGTTGTTGTTGACAAGATTGCAGAAAAGATTGTTAATGGCGAAGTTGAGGATGGAGCAACTATCACAATTGATGTAGCTGATGATGATTACAAATGCACTGTTGAGAACTAA
- a CDS encoding proline--tRNA ligase has translation MANYMLMSKLYAPTLKETPNDADIESHKLLTRGAFLRKTSSGIYTFLPLGQMVLHRIEKIIREVMNASGAQEILMPALQPAEVWKESGRWDDYGPELMRLVDRHDHMYCLGPTHEEIVTALIKNELNSYKQLPCNLYQIQTKFRDEIRPRFGLLRGREFIMKDAYSFHSSQESLQETYDEMSKAYAIFCNRCGLNWRAVEADSGQIGGKVTTEFMALANSGEAELVHCDCGYAANVEAADCISEAKSYDVDHMEKVYTPGVHTIAELAEFLHIEENQTCKALSGKSENGDVFVLFVPGDHEVNEIKAAHVVPGFEILTDEEMEELGLPKGSMGPVNLPEGVKVIADNSLKSIDRWVVGANEDNYHFVGAKQGVDFEVYDWADLCVTKPGDKCPNCGKTLIGDRGIEVSQVFQLGTKYSEAMKAFYLDEDGKQQPFIMGCYGIGVTRTLAAIVEQHYDENGIKWPISVAPAHICVLAIGKEDYVLEAASKIAEDCAWAGFDVVLDDRAERPGVKFADADLIGWPLQIIVGKKGLEKGEIEFKVRANNRRGTIPAGSISEKLAEANIAFRNIKNGADDIFSSF, from the coding sequence ATGGCAAATTACATGTTGATGTCTAAGCTCTATGCTCCCACTTTAAAGGAGACACCAAACGATGCTGACATCGAATCTCACAAGCTCCTCACAAGAGGCGCTTTTTTGCGTAAAACTTCAAGTGGAATTTATACATTCTTGCCTTTAGGACAAATGGTTCTACACAGAATTGAAAAGATTATTCGAGAAGTCATGAATGCTTCTGGAGCACAAGAGATTCTCATGCCTGCTTTACAGCCTGCTGAGGTTTGGAAAGAGTCGGGGCGCTGGGATGATTATGGCCCTGAACTCATGCGCCTGGTTGATCGTCATGATCACATGTATTGTCTTGGGCCGACTCATGAAGAAATCGTGACAGCACTCATTAAAAATGAGCTTAATTCCTACAAGCAACTTCCTTGCAATCTCTATCAAATTCAAACAAAATTCCGTGATGAAATTCGTCCTCGCTTTGGACTTTTGCGCGGTCGTGAATTCATTATGAAAGATGCCTATTCATTTCATTCATCACAAGAGTCGCTTCAAGAGACATATGACGAAATGAGCAAGGCATATGCGATTTTTTGTAACCGTTGTGGCCTTAATTGGAGAGCTGTTGAAGCTGACTCGGGACAAATTGGTGGAAAAGTTACAACAGAGTTTATGGCGCTTGCAAACAGTGGCGAGGCAGAGCTTGTTCACTGCGACTGTGGCTATGCTGCAAACGTTGAAGCAGCTGATTGCATTAGTGAAGCTAAAAGCTATGACGTTGACCACATGGAGAAAGTATACACTCCAGGTGTGCACACAATTGCCGAGTTAGCTGAGTTCCTACACATTGAAGAAAACCAAACTTGCAAAGCTCTTTCAGGCAAGTCTGAAAACGGAGATGTTTTCGTTTTGTTTGTTCCTGGTGACCATGAAGTAAATGAAATTAAAGCTGCGCATGTTGTGCCTGGCTTTGAGATTTTAACCGACGAGGAAATGGAAGAACTTGGACTTCCAAAAGGATCAATGGGCCCTGTAAACCTTCCTGAAGGTGTTAAAGTAATCGCTGACAATTCACTCAAGTCAATCGACAGATGGGTTGTTGGTGCTAATGAAGATAACTATCACTTTGTTGGTGCTAAACAAGGCGTTGATTTTGAGGTTTATGATTGGGCAGACCTTTGTGTTACCAAGCCAGGAGACAAGTGCCCAAATTGCGGAAAAACTCTAATTGGAGATCGCGGCATTGAAGTGAGCCAAGTGTTCCAACTTGGAACAAAATATTCTGAAGCAATGAAAGCTTTCTATCTTGACGAAGATGGAAAGCAGCAACCATTTATTATGGGTTGCTATGGGATTGGTGTAACGCGCACGTTAGCTGCTATTGTTGAGCAACACTATGATGAAAATGGCATCAAATGGCCGATTTCTGTTGCCCCTGCTCACATTTGTGTTTTGGCGATTGGCAAAGAAGATTATGTTTTGGAAGCTGCAAGCAAAATTGCAGAAGATTGTGCCTGGGCTGGCTTTGATGTTGTTTTGGATGATCGAGCCGAGCGTCCTGGTGTTAAGTTTGCCGATGCTGACCTCATTGGATGGCCTCTGCAGATTATTGTTGGCAAAAAAGGCCTTGAGAAAGGTGAAATTGAGTTTAAGGTTCGCGCGAACAATCGTCGTGGAACAATACCTGCTGGTTCAATTTCTGAGAAGCTCGCCGAGGCTAACATTGCATTTCGCAACATCAAAAATGGTGCAGACGACATCTTCTCTAGTTTTTAG